Proteins encoded within one genomic window of Kibdelosporangium phytohabitans:
- a CDS encoding alpha/beta hydrolase: MRARRLVLAAAMAAAAVGFPAVPAQAATPCRDVAFPVTHLGLPQTMYGKLCQPADAKAVQVLVPGASYNSAYWDIEVTPEIRSFRQAMNKAGYATLTLDRLGSGRSTRPLSATLTSFTQANVVHQVIQAVRAGKGVPKFDKVVLGGHSVGSAISVIEAGTYKDVDAVLVTGMMHSVNALGSLPVLASLAPANLDPKFLGKILDPGYLTTRPGLRFSDFHKPGAQAPGVAEHDERTKDVFAPGEFVDTLLLGAILPYSRKIDVPVLLVMGNDPAFCGFLAADCSSAASLLRHESPNYSPAAKLKTYLVGDYGHSINYAPGAPKYHEAVIRWADAAVGR, translated from the coding sequence GTGCGCGCACGGCGTCTCGTGTTGGCCGCTGCCATGGCGGCGGCGGCAGTCGGTTTCCCCGCGGTCCCGGCGCAGGCCGCGACACCATGCCGGGATGTGGCCTTCCCGGTGACCCATCTCGGTCTGCCGCAGACGATGTACGGCAAGCTGTGCCAGCCTGCGGACGCGAAGGCCGTGCAGGTGCTCGTCCCCGGCGCCTCGTACAACAGTGCCTACTGGGACATCGAGGTCACGCCGGAGATCCGGTCGTTCCGGCAGGCGATGAACAAGGCGGGCTACGCGACGCTGACGCTCGACCGGCTCGGCAGCGGCCGCAGCACACGGCCGCTCAGCGCCACGCTGACCTCGTTCACCCAGGCCAACGTTGTGCACCAGGTGATCCAGGCGGTGCGTGCGGGCAAGGGCGTACCGAAGTTCGACAAGGTCGTCCTGGGCGGGCACTCGGTGGGCTCGGCGATCTCGGTGATTGAAGCGGGCACCTACAAGGACGTCGACGCGGTCCTGGTCACCGGGATGATGCACAGCGTCAACGCGCTCGGCTCGCTGCCGGTGCTCGCGTCGCTGGCCCCGGCGAACCTCGACCCCAAGTTCCTCGGCAAGATCCTGGACCCCGGGTACCTGACCACCAGGCCGGGCCTGCGGTTCTCGGACTTCCACAAACCCGGTGCCCAGGCGCCGGGCGTCGCCGAGCACGACGAGCGGACCAAGGACGTCTTCGCGCCGGGTGAGTTCGTCGACACCCTGCTGCTCGGCGCGATCCTGCCGTACTCGAGGAAGATCGACGTCCCCGTGCTGCTGGTGATGGGCAACGACCCGGCGTTCTGCGGGTTCCTCGCGGCCGACTGCAGTTCCGCGGCGTCGCTGCTGCGGCACGAGTCGCCCAACTACTCCCCCGCGGCCAAGCTGAAGACGTACCTGGTCGGCGATTACGGACATTCGATCAACTACGCTCCGGGCGCGCCGAAGTACCACGAGGCAGTGATCAGGTGGGCGGACGCCGCGGTCGGCCGCTGA
- the mobA gene encoding molybdenum cofactor guanylyltransferase, whose product MRTAGVVLAGGRSTRMGRAKAGLPWHGSTFLYRTSALLRRTVDGPVVVVAAPGQGLPELPAGVEIAEDPVEGLGPMQGVAVGLASVAGRAESAFVCSTDMPFLHPAYVRRVMRALAETGADLVLPWANGHRQPLATGYRTALHPLITRLIGEGDLRPGMLPKHCEVAQLDDAVLLDDRDLRQLDPRLDSVVNVNTPEDYAAALARELPEITVNGRTVRAATLGPRASAVVLNGVEIAPDPLLPLVAGDSVTVVDDEE is encoded by the coding sequence GTGAGGACTGCGGGTGTGGTGCTGGCAGGGGGGCGTTCCACGCGGATGGGACGCGCCAAAGCCGGCCTGCCTTGGCACGGCTCGACCTTCCTGTACCGCACCAGCGCGTTGCTGCGCCGGACTGTGGACGGACCGGTCGTCGTGGTCGCCGCGCCCGGCCAGGGCCTGCCGGAGCTGCCCGCGGGTGTGGAGATCGCCGAGGACCCGGTCGAAGGCCTCGGTCCGATGCAGGGCGTGGCCGTCGGCCTGGCGAGTGTCGCGGGCCGTGCGGAGTCCGCGTTCGTGTGCTCGACCGACATGCCGTTCCTGCACCCCGCGTACGTCCGGCGTGTCATGCGCGCGCTGGCCGAGACAGGTGCGGACTTGGTGCTGCCGTGGGCGAACGGGCACCGGCAGCCGCTGGCGACCGGGTACCGGACGGCGCTGCACCCGTTGATCACGCGGTTGATCGGCGAAGGGGATCTGCGGCCGGGAATGCTGCCGAAGCACTGCGAGGTGGCCCAGCTCGACGACGCGGTCCTGCTGGACGACCGCGACCTGCGGCAGCTGGATCCCCGGCTGGACTCGGTGGTGAACGTCAACACACCGGAGGACTACGCCGCCGCGCTGGCGCGTGAGCTCCCGGAAATCACTGTCAACGGACGCACCGTGCGCGCGGCGACGCTGGGCCCGCGGGCGTCCGCCGTCGTGCTCAACGGTGTCGAGATCGCCCCCGACCCGCTGTTGCCGCTGGTCGCGGGCGATTCGGTAACGGTTGTCGACGACGAGGAGTGA
- a CDS encoding acyl-CoA dehydrogenase family protein has product MHPLGTPPDEQPWVDKAAELAARFATTAAAYDESAEVPAENLEALHASGLDQALLPVEFGGENLSYRAYGEIVRLLAAGCPSTACIWVMHVGAACGLVAMSAPDTARFYAEEYTAGKRFANALSEPSGGNLFLLPQQHALPVDGGFRLTGAKRFTSGCEIADHFLVNVLVDGVPTFFGAAADETIAYLPIGDTMGLRANGSRLVEFHGTVLRADRRCLPPKGHRPNRISSGLPFLSLGVADAAVAALIEHARTRAIPTTGESLSAMQWLRFDLADVHSRLDAAGMYANHMSWLADENDTAFDMATMRAKLLANQVALDAAQLALKAGGGSGYLSTSPIQRILRDAYAGWVMAYSAEVCRDRISAELLDG; this is encoded by the coding sequence ATGCACCCGCTGGGGACACCGCCGGACGAGCAACCCTGGGTGGACAAGGCGGCCGAGCTCGCGGCGCGGTTCGCCACCACGGCGGCGGCGTACGACGAGAGCGCCGAGGTCCCTGCGGAGAACCTCGAAGCGTTGCACGCCAGCGGCCTCGACCAGGCGCTGCTGCCGGTCGAGTTCGGCGGCGAGAACCTCAGTTACCGCGCCTACGGCGAGATCGTGCGGCTGCTCGCGGCCGGATGCCCGTCCACCGCGTGCATCTGGGTCATGCACGTCGGCGCCGCGTGCGGCCTGGTGGCGATGTCCGCGCCGGACACCGCCCGGTTCTACGCCGAGGAGTACACCGCGGGCAAACGCTTCGCCAACGCGTTGTCCGAGCCGTCCGGTGGTAATCTTTTCCTTCTACCGCAACAACACGCGCTGCCTGTCGACGGCGGCTTCCGGCTCACCGGGGCGAAGCGGTTCACCTCCGGCTGCGAGATCGCCGACCACTTCCTGGTCAACGTGCTGGTCGACGGCGTACCGACGTTCTTCGGAGCCGCGGCCGACGAAACGATCGCGTACCTGCCGATCGGTGACACGATGGGCTTGCGCGCCAACGGAAGCCGCCTGGTGGAGTTCCACGGCACGGTGCTGCGCGCTGATCGCCGCTGCCTGCCACCGAAAGGCCACCGTCCGAACAGGATCAGCAGTGGGCTCCCGTTCCTGTCGCTCGGCGTCGCGGACGCGGCCGTCGCCGCGCTGATCGAGCACGCGCGTACCCGCGCCATTCCCACAACAGGCGAATCGCTGTCGGCGATGCAGTGGCTCAGGTTCGACCTGGCCGACGTGCACAGCCGCCTGGACGCGGCGGGCATGTACGCCAATCACATGTCGTGGCTGGCCGATGAGAACGACACGGCCTTCGACATGGCCACCATGCGTGCCAAGCTGCTGGCCAACCAGGTGGCGCTGGACGCCGCCCAGCTCGCGCTGAAGGCGGGTGGCGGATCCGGCTACCTGAGCACTTCGCCGATCCAGCGCATCCTGCGTGACGCGTACGCGGGGTGGGTGATGGCGTACTCGGCGGAGGTGTGCCGGGACCGGATCAGCGCCGAGCTGCTCGATGGCTGA
- a CDS encoding NtaA/DmoA family FMN-dependent monooxygenase (This protein belongs to a clade of FMN-dependent monooxygenases, within a broader family of flavin-dependent oxidoreductases, the luciferase-like monooxygenase (LMM) family, some of whose members use coenzyme F420 rather than FMN.), whose product MADRPRMLFNAFTMFTPSHHAQGLWAEPDSNQLAYNDPATWIELARLCERGMFDTIFFADVLAPYDTYQQSRDATVFEGMQFPTGDPSVLIPLLAHHTEHLGFTFTQNILQEHPYPFARKMSTLDHLTGGRVAWNIVTTFLPGAGRNLGYGGLPEHGDRYARAEDYVQAVYKLWEHSWEDDAVLRDRARRQFADPAKVHEVDHEGPYYTVYGPHLSEPSPQRTPLLFQAGMSGTGRAFAGRHAEALFISSTTPESAAPVVADVRRAAAGRRIRIFVPQAYVVGSTEAEARRRDTELLERQTVEGNLARMSVFLHHDFATDGPDTPVGELRNRPGVSRQVRDLLNAADRDDWTLGELVRWVGNRRLAGTPERIADSVEAWQSVGVDGVNLQYVVSPTTFAEFVDHVVPVLRARGLVQREYAPGTLREKFFPGSGSRLPVSHPARARGFRRWGNNLKG is encoded by the coding sequence ATGGCTGACCGGCCGCGGATGCTGTTCAACGCGTTCACGATGTTCACGCCTTCGCACCACGCGCAGGGGTTGTGGGCCGAGCCGGACAGCAACCAGTTGGCGTACAACGATCCCGCGACCTGGATCGAACTGGCCCGACTGTGCGAGCGCGGGATGTTCGACACGATCTTCTTCGCCGACGTGCTCGCGCCGTACGACACCTACCAGCAGTCGCGGGATGCCACGGTGTTCGAGGGCATGCAGTTCCCGACCGGGGATCCGTCCGTGCTGATCCCGTTGCTGGCGCACCACACCGAGCACCTCGGGTTCACGTTCACCCAGAACATCCTGCAGGAGCACCCGTACCCGTTCGCCCGCAAGATGTCCACATTGGATCACCTGACGGGTGGGCGGGTGGCGTGGAACATCGTGACGACGTTCCTGCCGGGCGCGGGCCGCAACCTCGGCTACGGCGGCCTGCCCGAGCACGGCGACCGTTACGCCCGCGCCGAGGACTACGTTCAAGCCGTCTACAAGCTGTGGGAGCACAGCTGGGAGGACGACGCCGTGCTGCGTGACCGGGCGCGGCGGCAGTTCGCTGACCCGGCGAAAGTGCACGAGGTCGACCACGAAGGGCCGTACTACACGGTGTACGGCCCCCATCTGAGCGAGCCGTCGCCGCAGCGGACGCCGCTGTTGTTCCAGGCCGGGATGTCCGGGACCGGACGCGCGTTCGCCGGGCGGCACGCCGAGGCGCTGTTCATCAGCTCGACGACGCCGGAGTCCGCCGCGCCGGTCGTCGCCGATGTCCGGCGGGCCGCCGCCGGGCGCCGGATCCGGATCTTCGTACCGCAGGCGTACGTGGTCGGCAGCACCGAAGCCGAGGCGCGCAGGCGGGACACCGAGTTGCTCGAACGGCAGACCGTCGAGGGCAACCTGGCCAGGATGAGCGTGTTCCTGCACCACGACTTCGCCACTGACGGGCCGGACACGCCCGTCGGGGAGCTGCGAAATCGTCCCGGCGTGTCGAGACAGGTGCGTGACTTGCTCAACGCGGCCGACCGGGACGATTGGACGCTCGGCGAGCTGGTCCGCTGGGTCGGCAACCGGCGGCTGGCGGGCACGCCGGAGCGGATCGCCGACAGCGTCGAGGCGTGGCAGTCGGTGGGCGTGGACGGCGTCAACCTGCAGTACGTGGTCTCGCCGACGACGTTTGCGGAGTTCGTGGACCACGTGGTGCCGGTGCTGCGGGCGCGTGGCCTGGTTCAGCGGGAGTACGCGCCGGGAACGCTGCGGGAGAAGTTCTTCCCGGGGTCCGGATCCCGCCTGCCGGTGTCGCATCCGGCCAGAGCGAGAGGATTTCGCCGGTGGGGGAATAACCTGAAAGGGTGA
- a CDS encoding ABC transporter substrate-binding protein, giving the protein MVRRPTVLLAIVATLVATLSGCGLLGGSSGDDAGPTDKVEKSKIRLGLLPVVDVASVHLAIQEGYFKQEGLEVELINIQGAGAAIPSLVSDNASYDIVFGNYVSFFNSQAKGIAQKVEGLKFVADGYVAKPNTWMVLAGKDSQAKKPTDLPGKKIAVTTKQSLAEVSIRSVLKVHGVDANQVTFIEMPYTDMGAALSANRVDAALLAEPFITQAAKDFGAVQLFDAASGPTAELPIAGYGTTGKFARENPKTIAAFQRAFAKGQEAAGADRSKVEKLLPGYAKIDPQTAALVNLGGFPSRLEASRLQRIPDLMFEFGMLKERLDANSMILSSTPTS; this is encoded by the coding sequence ATGGTGCGACGCCCCACGGTGTTGCTGGCAATCGTGGCGACCTTGGTCGCGACCCTGTCCGGCTGTGGACTGCTCGGCGGTTCGTCCGGTGACGACGCCGGCCCCACGGACAAGGTCGAGAAGTCCAAGATCAGGCTCGGCCTGCTGCCCGTCGTCGACGTGGCCTCGGTTCACCTGGCCATCCAGGAGGGCTACTTCAAGCAGGAGGGGCTGGAGGTCGAGCTGATCAACATCCAGGGTGCGGGGGCGGCCATCCCCAGCCTGGTGAGCGACAACGCCAGCTACGACATCGTCTTCGGCAACTACGTCTCGTTCTTCAACTCGCAGGCCAAGGGCATCGCGCAGAAGGTCGAGGGCCTGAAGTTCGTGGCTGACGGCTACGTGGCGAAGCCGAACACGTGGATGGTGCTCGCGGGTAAGGACTCGCAGGCCAAGAAGCCCACCGACCTGCCGGGTAAGAAGATCGCGGTGACGACGAAGCAGAGCCTGGCCGAGGTCAGTATTCGCTCGGTGCTGAAGGTGCACGGCGTGGACGCCAACCAGGTCACCTTCATTGAAATGCCGTACACGGACATGGGCGCGGCGCTGTCGGCCAACCGCGTGGACGCGGCACTGCTCGCGGAGCCGTTCATCACCCAGGCAGCGAAGGACTTCGGCGCTGTGCAGCTGTTCGACGCGGCGTCTGGTCCGACCGCGGAGCTGCCGATCGCGGGCTACGGCACCACAGGCAAGTTCGCGCGGGAGAACCCCAAGACGATCGCAGCCTTCCAGCGCGCCTTCGCCAAGGGCCAGGAAGCCGCGGGGGCGGACCGCTCGAAGGTGGAGAAGCTGCTGCCGGGCTACGCGAAGATCGACCCGCAAACCGCGGCGCTGGTCAACCTCGGCGGATTCCCGTCGCGCCTGGAAGCCAGCAGGCTGCAGCGCATCCCCGACCTGATGTTCGAGTTCGGCATGCTCAAGGAACGCCTCGACGCCAACTCGATGATCCTGTCAAGCACACCGACGAGCTGA
- a CDS encoding methyltransferase, which yields MGALGAHRWRVRGVHVPALGVKIHPHYGVFAPTRHEYVDLVASVPWPRPGKVFEIGTGTGVLAVLLAQRGASDVVAVDIEPRAVECARDNVDRLGLSASVRVVRQDLFPDGTADLIVCNPPWLPSPVSSSLDTAVYDPGSRMLRGFLRGLPEHLSPGGEAWLVVSDLAERLGLRAPTRTLITDAGLVVRDRLDIRPRHKARKDDPLAEYRSAEVTSLWRITRSDKAEV from the coding sequence ATGGGTGCGCTCGGGGCGCATCGATGGCGGGTGCGTGGTGTTCATGTTCCCGCGCTCGGTGTCAAGATCCATCCGCATTACGGGGTGTTCGCGCCTACCAGGCATGAGTACGTCGATCTCGTCGCTTCCGTGCCCTGGCCCCGGCCTGGGAAGGTCTTTGAGATCGGCACTGGAACCGGTGTGCTGGCGGTGCTTCTCGCGCAGCGTGGCGCGAGTGACGTTGTCGCCGTTGACATCGAGCCGCGAGCGGTCGAGTGCGCCCGTGACAACGTCGATCGGCTCGGGTTGTCGGCGAGTGTCCGTGTCGTGCGGCAGGACCTGTTCCCTGACGGGACAGCGGATCTCATCGTGTGCAATCCCCCGTGGTTGCCCTCGCCTGTGTCTTCATCGCTGGACACGGCTGTCTACGACCCTGGTTCACGGATGTTGCGCGGGTTCCTCCGCGGCCTCCCCGAACACCTGAGCCCGGGCGGGGAGGCGTGGCTGGTTGTCTCCGACCTGGCCGAGCGGCTGGGTCTGCGTGCGCCCACCCGGACGTTGATCACGGACGCCGGGCTGGTCGTCCGTGACCGCCTCGACATCCGTCCCCGCCACAAGGCGCGCAAGGACGACCCGCTCGCCGAGTACCGGTCCGCCGAGGTCACCTCTCTGTGGCGGATCACCCGATCGGACAAGGCCGAGGTTTAA
- a CDS encoding STAS domain-containing protein — MDFDQPAVRDLLSRVLADQDGDLARRWIDLQLNGSGRTADQDGEEVRREVMAVLDALRSGIASELPVAGLVDDHPPLHDAIVQLSMRRARAGTAPTATAMAVLSLKEAMLEALARHDGDPSMRFPAAVMTNQLLDAAGTLSFQSYVEGREHIIRAQHQQMLELSTPVVRLWRRVLAVPLIGTLDSTRTQVVMNGLLEAIQAQEAKVAIIDITGVPTVDTVVAHHLLQTVSAVRLMGADCLISGIRPAIAQTITQLGIDLSTIVTRATLADALAEAIELTGAAR; from the coding sequence GTGGATTTCGACCAACCCGCTGTGCGCGACTTGCTCAGCCGTGTCCTGGCAGACCAGGACGGCGACCTGGCCCGGCGCTGGATCGACCTCCAGCTCAACGGCTCCGGCCGGACGGCCGACCAGGACGGCGAGGAAGTGCGCCGCGAAGTCATGGCCGTACTCGACGCCCTGCGCAGCGGTATCGCGAGCGAGCTGCCTGTGGCCGGTCTCGTCGACGACCACCCGCCGCTGCACGACGCGATCGTCCAGCTGTCGATGCGCCGGGCCAGGGCAGGCACCGCGCCGACGGCCACCGCGATGGCTGTGCTGTCGTTGAAAGAGGCGATGCTGGAGGCGCTCGCCCGGCACGACGGCGACCCGTCGATGCGGTTCCCCGCGGCCGTCATGACCAACCAGTTGCTCGACGCCGCGGGCACGCTCAGCTTCCAGTCCTATGTGGAAGGCCGGGAGCACATCATCAGGGCGCAGCACCAGCAGATGCTCGAACTGTCCACGCCCGTTGTCCGGTTGTGGCGGCGGGTGCTCGCCGTCCCGCTGATCGGCACGCTCGACAGCACGCGGACACAAGTGGTGATGAACGGCCTGCTCGAAGCCATCCAGGCGCAGGAGGCCAAGGTCGCGATCATCGACATCACCGGTGTGCCGACCGTGGACACCGTGGTCGCGCACCACCTGCTGCAGACCGTCAGCGCGGTGCGGCTGATGGGCGCCGACTGCCTGATCAGCGGCATCCGGCCGGCCATCGCCCAGACGATCACGCAACTGGGCATCGACCTGTCCACGATCGTCACCAGGGCCACGCTCGCCGACGCGCTGGCCGAGGCCATCGAGCTGACCGGTGCGGCACGATGA
- a CDS encoding STAS domain-containing protein: MTAPGPARVPILRLGDVLLTGLLDDLDDKSAVQFTEELVERIAAEQIRGVVVDISRLQIIDSFVARVLTEMASTGQLLGAQVIVAGMRPAVAITLSELGLELTGVHTALNAEQAMAKLGWGRHVTS; encoded by the coding sequence ATGACGGCACCCGGCCCCGCGCGCGTCCCGATCCTGCGGCTCGGCGACGTGCTGCTGACCGGACTGCTGGACGACCTCGACGACAAGTCCGCTGTCCAGTTCACCGAGGAACTGGTCGAGCGGATCGCCGCCGAGCAGATCCGCGGCGTGGTCGTGGACATCTCCCGGTTGCAGATCATCGACTCGTTCGTGGCCCGCGTGCTCACCGAGATGGCCTCGACCGGACAGCTGCTCGGCGCGCAGGTCATCGTCGCCGGGATGCGCCCGGCCGTGGCCATCACGCTGTCCGAGCTCGGGCTGGAACTGACCGGCGTGCACACCGCGCTCAACGCCGAGCAGGCCATGGCCAAGCTCGGCTGGGGGCGCCATGTCACTTCATGA
- a CDS encoding ATP-binding protein produces the protein MSLHETTTAPAVHPIVAEQDLLLARHAVRAAAVAAGFDLIGQTKVVTAASELVRNAYIHGGGGEIEFEQLRDDLGRKGLRLTVRDAGPGIPDVGAALTDGFSTGAGLGHGLGGTRRLMDDFHIDSAPGRGTVVTVTRWAG, from the coding sequence ATGTCACTTCATGAGACCACCACGGCTCCCGCCGTCCACCCGATCGTCGCGGAACAGGACCTGCTGCTGGCGCGGCACGCGGTGCGGGCGGCTGCCGTGGCGGCCGGGTTCGACCTGATCGGCCAGACCAAAGTGGTCACCGCGGCCAGCGAACTGGTGCGCAACGCCTACATCCACGGCGGTGGCGGCGAGATCGAGTTCGAACAGCTGAGGGACGACCTGGGGCGCAAGGGTTTGCGGCTGACCGTGCGGGACGCGGGGCCGGGTATCCCCGATGTCGGCGCGGCACTGACCGACGGTTTCAGCACCGGGGCGGGCCTCGGGCACGGCCTGGGCGGGACACGAAGGCTGATGGACGACTTCCACATCGACAGCGCGCCAGGCAGGGGCACGGTGGTGACTGTCACGCGGTGGGCCGGGTGA
- a CDS encoding ATP-binding protein, with translation MTTHLHVDHESAVHVAARTARTVAQEVGLPSPLPDRAAVIASELTSNLHKHAGGGNVFIQPLLTGTGVEVVATDSGPGMADPDRCLTDGHTTTGTLGVGLGAVRRMASDFSVHSTVHHGTLLAARLLAPGSAAEAHRRIGYLCVPADGQQVSGDNAAVHTDTSSAAAATTVLVADGLGHGPEAAEASQAAVRIFQRDPTLPLPELLTAMHHGLRLTRGAAIAVTRIVDRNAQFCGVGNVRCSVLSPDGHQALLSKPGVVGARSITPQVRSVPLAEHSTVVVHTDGLQPHWPVHTAPIRLGLASALLAAGLVHDHRLAHDDATVVVIR, from the coding sequence GTGACCACGCACCTGCACGTCGACCACGAGAGCGCGGTGCACGTCGCCGCGCGTACGGCTCGTACGGTCGCTCAGGAAGTCGGGCTGCCGAGCCCGTTGCCGGACCGCGCCGCCGTGATCGCGTCCGAACTGACCAGCAACCTCCACAAGCACGCGGGCGGCGGCAACGTGTTCATCCAGCCGCTGCTGACCGGCACCGGCGTGGAGGTCGTGGCGACCGACAGCGGCCCTGGCATGGCGGACCCGGACCGGTGCCTCACCGACGGGCACACGACCACCGGCACGCTCGGCGTCGGGCTTGGCGCGGTACGCCGCATGGCCAGCGACTTCAGCGTTCATTCCACGGTGCACCACGGGACTTTGCTCGCCGCGCGGCTGCTGGCACCGGGATCAGCGGCCGAGGCGCACCGGCGCATCGGATATCTGTGTGTCCCCGCCGACGGCCAGCAAGTGAGCGGCGACAACGCGGCTGTCCACACGGACACATCAAGCGCGGCAGCAGCGACAACCGTGCTGGTCGCCGACGGTCTGGGGCACGGCCCGGAGGCCGCGGAGGCGTCGCAGGCGGCCGTGCGGATCTTCCAGCGCGACCCGACGCTGCCGTTACCGGAGTTGCTCACGGCCATGCACCACGGTTTGCGGCTGACGCGCGGTGCTGCGATCGCCGTAACGCGCATCGTCGACCGCAACGCGCAGTTCTGCGGGGTCGGGAACGTCCGTTGCTCAGTGTTGTCACCGGACGGGCACCAAGCGTTGCTCAGCAAACCAGGTGTGGTCGGTGCCCGGTCCATCACGCCGCAGGTACGGTCTGTGCCGTTGGCAGAGCACAGCACAGTCGTGGTGCACACCGACGGCCTGCAGCCGCATTGGCCCGTGCACACGGCTCCCATCCGGTTGGGTTTGGCGTCCGCGTTGCTGGCAGCGGGGCTCGTACACGACCACCGGCTGGCGCACGACGACGCGACCGTGGTGGTGATCAGATGA